One genomic segment of Brassica napus cultivar Da-Ae chromosome A3, Da-Ae, whole genome shotgun sequence includes these proteins:
- the LOC111214521 gene encoding transcription factor Pur-alpha 1-like yields the protein MNKLDIKGWAAFRNILAEILEASGLMVPNQKPSDAEEHLVGVSDDVGVGFIHDHGNQPSSSTFDRATDSTGQDETGVSKVIRSDQKRFFFDLGNNNRGHFLRISEVLNELELVSKTLQVEQKLFYLDLKENPRGKYLKISEKTSGSRSTIIVPSSGISWFLDLFNYYVRRAREQRVAA from the exons ATGAATAAACTGGACATCAAAG GATGGGCGGCTTTCAGGAACATATTGGCTGAGATCCTTGAAGCATCAGGGCTTATGGTGCCGAATCAG AAGCCTTCTGATGCAGAGGAACATCTGGTTGGAGTTTCAGATGATGTGGGCGTTGGATTTATACATGACCATGGTAACCAACCCTCCTCTTCTACTTTTGATCGAGCAACTGACTCGACAGGCCAGGATGAAACCGGTGTTTCTAAGGTAATCAGATCTGACCAGAAACGGTTCTTCTTTGATCTTGGGAATAATAACAGGGGCCATTTCCTGAGGATATCTGAG GTCCTCAATGAGCTTGAATTGGTGAGCAAGACGTTGCAAGTGGAGCAAAAGCTATTCTACTTAGATCTCAAGGAGAATCCTCGCGGGAAGTACCTGAAGATATCGGAGAAGACGTCAGGTTCGAGGTCAACTATCATCGTTCCTTCCTCCGGCATCTCCTGGTTCCTCGATCTCTTCAATTACTATGTCCGACGAGCACGAGAGCAAAGAGTTGCAGCTTGA
- the LOC106447994 gene encoding uncharacterized protein LOC106447994: MTFVYGDPVLGRREQVWERLTRFSTTRNGPWFMIGDFNEITGHNEKEGGRQRPDSSFLPFKQMLNDCGMLEFPFTGNMLSWVGKRAGGATVRCRLDRAVGNADWHEKFPHSTVKYMRLWGSDHRPILADILIKPIRRSKKFKFDKRWLDDDELRQVILDGWKSPDLPPNATIMEHISSCRKALSEWRRQHNVNSAKLVEELKEKVEGLYADDNATTEEIAAALKDLSDALKAEELFWKQKSRVFWLREGDRNTKFFHALTKQRRARNKITQLLDANGAVVEDEEGLVAIATSYFRQIFESSDPEDIEDALSQVPSTITGDMNDNLTAPVSEWEIKLALFAMHPEKAPGPDGMTALFYQKFWDIVKEDLTLMVNKFLFEGTMANGLNDTNICLIPKTTRPNEMAQFRPISLCNVSYKIISKVLCQRLKKVLPGLISETQSAFVAGRQISDNIMIAQEMFHALRTKPSGRSKRMAIKTDMSKAYDRMEWSFIEAVMRKMGFSEIWIAWIMRCITSVKYKVLMNALVSLLNYAENQGKITGMRVTRACPSRINAATRQQLKDVLGIQNEGGMGTYLGIPEDISGSKCKLFAFLKDKLMHRVNGWTGRWLSKGGKEVLIKSILLALPTYVMSTFLLPLEICENLASAIAQFWWSSNPPKRGIHWAKWEKVCLPREEGGIGFRMIHEFNLALLAKQLWRLLQFPDSLVARVLKGRYYRLSSPLRVDTANNPSYVWTSIIAARKLLLLGIRQKIHSGYEVKVWGDPWIPTTPARPANSIAPVMHPNMRVSDLIDQVSKEWNIGLLESYVIPEDIPLIRSLAISSTHRRDTFCWKYTKNGQYTVKSGYWVAQNVLKPAAEKEVIEPSITKLQAFAWKVEAPKKICHLIWQLLTGHVAVTRNLTRRNMRCDNYCPRCGELEETVTHAFFECPPALQVWSLSSTPTSPDIFPVSSVYTNMDYLFWRKNSIIEPERDRDPYPWILWYIWKARNDKLFRGIDRDPLELVRHAESECHAWFDAIEAVQLVLQPVVQANIPGIAQVIRLGNICLLDGSWTSSAHFSGCGWVWMDSVGNIQLMGTKNFTRRESALHSEVEALRWAMENMLQHSTCQNFGTDCKELIAMLKDPQDWPSFATELERIETLQICFPDFSIIHVPRAPRKLLLLGIRQKIHSGYEVKVWGDPWIPTTPARPANSIAPVMHPNMRVSDLIDQVSKEWNIGLLESYVIPEDIPLIRSLAISSTHRRDTFCWKYTKNGQYTVKSGYWVAQNVLKPAAEKEVIEPSITKLQAFAWKVEAPKKICHLIWQLLTGHVAVTRNLTRRNMRCDNYCPRCGELEETVTHAFFECPPALQVWSLSSTPTSPDIFPVSSVYTNMDYLFWRKNSIIEPERDRDPYPWILWYIWKARNDKLFRGIDRDPLELVRHAESECHAWFDAIEAVQLVLQPVVQANIPGIAQVIRLGNICLLDGSWTSSAHFSGCGWVWMDSVGNIQLMGTKNFTRRESALHSEVEALRWAMENMLQHSTCQNFGTDCKELIAMLKDPQDWPSFATELERIETLQICFPDFSIIHGRITQSDLRDMNSPKGRTDGLNGDTRGAESLLYYQTLVVA; encoded by the exons atgacgtttgtttatggGGACCCTGTACTAGGAAGACGTGAAcaagtttgggaacgtcttacgcgttttTCAACCACACGAAATGGACCTTGGTTCATGATAGGAGACTTTAATGAAATCACAGGTCATAATGAGAAAGAAGGTGGGCGACAACGTCCCGATAGCTCATTCCTTCCCTTTAAGCAGATGCTTAATGACTGTGGGATGTTAGAGTTTCCTTTTACGGGGAATATGCTTTCCTGGGTAGGGAAGAGAGCAGGAGGAGCAACTGTTCGATGTCGTTTAGATAGAGCAGTGGGCAATGCAGACTGGCATGAAAAGTTTCCTCACTCGACTGTGAAGTATATGAGGCTATGGGGATCGGACCATCGTCCGATCCTTGCAGACATACTCATAAAGCCAATAAGGAGATCGAAAAAGTTTAAGTTTGATAAAAGATGGCTGGATGATGACGAGCTAAGGCAAGTTATTCTTGATGGATGGAAATCTCCTGATCTTCCTCCTAATGCGACTATTATGGAACATATTTCCAGTTGTAGAAAAGCCTTGAGTGAATGGAGGAGACAACATAATGTGAACTCGGCCAAATTAGTGGAGGAGCTTAAGGAAAAAGTGGAGGGTCTGTATGCTGATGATAATGCAACAACTGAGGAAATTGCAGCAGCGCTGAAGGATCTCTCTGATGCTCTTAAAGCAGAAGAATTATTCTGGAAACAGAAGAGTCGGGTGTTTTGGCTGAGGGAAGGGGAcagaaatacaaaattttttcATGCCTTAACAAAGCAAAGGAGAGCGAGAAATAAGATTACACAGCTCCTAGATGCGAATGGAGCCGTAGTTGAGGACGAAGAAGGattagtagccattgctactagttaCTTTAGACAGATCTTTGAATCATCGGATCCAGAAGACATTGAAGATGCACTTTCTCAGGTTCCATCGACGATCACTGGAGATATGAACGACAATCTTACAGCCCCGGTTTCTGAATGGGAGATCAAACTAGCGCTCTTTGCTATGCATCCGGAAAAGGCCCCAGGTCCAGATGGGATGACTGCACTTTTCTATCAGAAATTCTGGGATATTGTAAAGGAGGATTTAACtcttatggttaataaattcCTTTTTGAGGGGACGATGGCGAATGGActgaatgatacaaatatatgtcttaTCCCGAAAACAACGAGGCCCAATGAAATGGCCCAGTTTAGACCCATCAGCTTATGTAACGTCAGttacaagataatctctaaggtcttatgccagagaTTAAAGAAAGTGCTACCAGGACTGATATCGGAGACtcagtcagcctttgttgctgggAGACAGATCTCAGATAACATTATGATTGCTCAGGAGATGTTCCATGCTCTTAGAACTAAACCTAGTGGACGTAGTAAAAGGATGGCTATCAAGACAGATATGAGTAAGGCGTATGATAGGATGGAATGGTCCTTTATTGAAGCTGTCATGCGCAAAATGGGGTTCTCAGAGATATGGATTGCCTGGATAATGCGTTGTATTACGTCGGTGAAATATAAGGTCCTTATGAATG cgctcgttagccttctcaATTATGCAGAGAACCAAGGGAAGATAACAGGGATGCGCGTTACACGCGCGTGTCCGTCG cggATTAATGCGGCTACTAGACAACAGCTTAAAGATGTGCTTGGAATACAGAAtgaaggaggaatgggaacTTACCTTGGTATCCCAGAAGACATAAGTGGATCTAAGTGCAAACTTTTTGCATTTCTGAAAGATAAGTTGATGcatagagtgaatggatggacaGGCAGATGGCTCTCAAAAGGTGGAAAGGAAGTGTTGATTAAATCCATTTTGCTTGCCCTACCGACGTACGTTATGTCTACTTTTCTGCTCCCATTAGAGATTTGTGAAAATCTTGCCAGTGCCATTGCACAGTTCTGGTGGAGTTCAAATCCACCAAAGAGAGGGATACACTGGGCGAAGTGGGAGAAAGTTTGTTTACCAAGAGAGGAGGGTGGAATTGGTttccgtatgatccatgagttcaaTCTGGCCCTGTTGGCTAAACAATTATGGAGGCTACTTCAGTTCCCTGATTCCCTAGTTGCACGGGTTTTGAAGGGAAGATACTATAGATTGAGCTCTCCACTAAGAGTGGATACTGCTAACAACCCATCCTATGTGTGGACGAGCATTATTGCAGCCAGGAAATTGTTACTACTAGGGATCAGACAGAAAATTCATTCCGGATATGAAGTTAAGGTGTGGGGAGATCCGTGGATTCCAACGACCCCCGCGAGACCAGCTAACTCCATAGCGCCAGTCATGCACCCTAATATGCGAGTCAGCGATCTTATTGATCAAGTATCGAAGGAATGGAATATTGGTCTATTGGAGAGTTACGTCATCCCTGAGGACATACCTCTCATAAGGAGTTTAGCCATAAGCTCGACTCATCGCCGAGATACTTTCTGCTGGAAGTACACAAAGAATGGCCAATATACGGTTAAATCTGGTTATTGGGTGGCACAAAATGTATTAAAACCAGCAGCGGAGAAAGAAGTTATAGAGCCGAGCATCACAAAGctccaagcctttgcttggaaggtaGAGGCGCCAaagaagatatgtcatcttatatggcaattgttGACTGGTCATGTGGCTGTAACGAGGAACTTGACAAGACGCAATATGAGGTGTGACAATTACTGTCCAAGATGCGGAGAATTAGAGGAAACTGTGACCCATGCATTTTTTGAATGTCCGCCAGCTCTTCAAGTCTGGTCATTATCATCGACTCCAACAAGCCCTGATATATTTCCGGTATCAAGTGTCTACACAAATATGGATTATCTGTTTTGGAGGAAGAATAGCATCATCGAGCCAGAAAGAGacagggatccttatccctggatattatggtacatttggaaggctagAAATGACAAACTCTTCAGAGGAATAGATAGAGATCCATTGGAGCTAGTTCGACACGCAGAGAGTGAATGTCATGCATGGTTTGATGCTATTGAAGCGGTGCAACTAGTGTTACAACCAGTGGTTCAAGCTAATATCCCTGGGATAGCCCAAGTCATACGTTTGGGTAATATATGCTtgctagatggatcttggacatctTCTGCTCACTTTAGCGGATGCGGCTGGGTATGGATGGACAGTGTTGGGAATATTCAACTTATGGGAACAAAGAATTTCACTCGACGTGAATCAGCTTTgcattcggaagtagaagcactgcgGTGGGCGATGGAAAATATGCTTCAACATTCAACATGCCAGAACTTTGGGACAGACTGCAAGGAGCTGATTGCAATGTTAAAGGACCCTCAAGattggccaagctttgcgacaGAATTGGAGAGAATAGAGACATTACAGATATGCTTTCCGGACTTCAGCATCATTCATGTTCCACGGGCGC CCAGGAAATTGTTACTACTAGGGATCAGACAGAAAATTCATTCCGGATATGAAGTTAAGGTGTGGGGAGATCCGTGGATTCCAACGACCCCCGCGAGACCAGCTAACTCCATAGCGCCAGTCATGCACCCTAATATGCGAGTCAGCGATCTTATTGATCAAGTATCGAAGGAATGGAATATTGGTCTATTGGAGAGTTACGTCATCCCTGAGGACATACCTCTCATAAGGAGTTTAGCCATAAGCTCGACTCATCGCCGAGATACTTTCTGCTGGAAGTACACAAAGAATGGCCAATATACGGTTAAATCTGGTTATTGGGTGGCACAAAATGTATTAAAACCAGCAGCGGAGAAAGAAGTTATAGAGCCGAGCATCACAAAGctccaagcctttgcttggaaggtaGAGGCGCCAaagaagatatgtcatcttatatggcaattgttGACTGGTCATGTGGCTGTAACGAGGAACTTGACAAGACGCAATATGAGGTGTGACAATTACTGTCCAAGATGCGGAGAATTAGAGGAAACTGTGACCCATGCATTTTTTGAATGTCCGCCAGCTCTTCAAGTCTGGTCATTATCATCGACTCCAACAAGCCCTGATATATTTCCGGTATCAAGTGTCTACACAAATATGGATTATCTGTTTTGGAGGAAGAATAGCATCATCGAGCCAGAAAGAGacagggatccttatccctggatattatggtacatttggaaggctagAAATGACAAACTCTTCAGAGGAATAGATAGAGATCCATTGGAGCTAGTTCGACACGCAGAGAGTGAATGTCATGCATGGTTTGATGCTATTGAAGCGGTGCAACTAGTGTTACAACCAGTGGTTCAAGCTAATATCCCTGGGATAGCCCAAGTCATACGTTTGGGTAATATATGCTtgctagatggatcttggacatctTCTGCTCACTTTAGCGGATGCGGCTGGGTATGGATGGACAGTGTTGGGAATATTCAACTTATGGGAACAAAGAATTTCACTCGACGTGAATCAGCTTTgcattcggaagtagaagcactgcgGTGGGCGATGGAAAATATGCTTCAACATTCAACATGCCAGAACTTTGGGACAGACTGCAAGGAGCTGATTGCAATGTTAAAGGACCCTCAAGattggccaagctttgcgacaGAATTGGAGAGAATAGAGACATTACAGATATGCTTTCCGGACTTCAGCATCATTCAT GGAAGGATCACTCAATCGGACTTaagggatatgaactcgccaaaagggagaactgatggattgaacgGTGACACAAGAGGTGCGGAAAGTCTCTTGTACTACCAGACTTTagttgttgcttga